A stretch of Spirosoma oryzicola DNA encodes these proteins:
- a CDS encoding DUF819 domain-containing protein — protein MPKQPLIAHDAIVLGILLALLALIFHTSRSENKSWQRFYNWVPALLLCYVFPGALNSLGVISGEQSSLYTVASQYLLPAALVLLTSTADLRSILRLGNKALLVFLAGTVGIILGGPIALWIVSTLSPAFHQQAEEQQLWKGLVTIAGSWIGGSGTQIALKEIYGCSEALFVIILVVDAVVANTWTACLIYGAAYSERIDRFLKADSRSIEEVKQRILNYREERDKPTDLTDLTTILALGFGGAAIAHALAIYLTKTFQPHADWMRAHGLEPFLSNFLWVVILSTSLGVGLSFTRARKLEKLGTTDLSTLFIYFLIMTIGMRLDLSNVSGNVGLFGVAVIWMLIHILVMFVAARWLKAPYFFVAVGSQANIGGVATAPAVASVFHPALAPVGVLLAVLSHVLGTYGGIACAWLMQLVI, from the coding sequence ATGCCTAAACAACCCCTGATTGCTCACGATGCCATTGTGTTAGGCATCCTATTGGCCTTGCTGGCTTTAATCTTTCATACATCCCGCTCCGAAAACAAAAGCTGGCAGCGCTTTTACAATTGGGTTCCGGCTTTGCTGCTGTGTTACGTTTTTCCGGGGGCCTTGAACAGTTTAGGCGTTATTTCGGGCGAGCAATCGAGCTTGTACACCGTAGCCTCCCAATACCTTTTGCCGGCTGCGCTGGTCCTGCTCACATCTACCGCCGATTTACGCTCTATTCTTCGGTTGGGGAACAAAGCCCTGCTGGTTTTTCTGGCCGGAACGGTAGGCATTATTCTCGGTGGTCCCATTGCGCTGTGGATTGTCAGTACATTATCACCCGCTTTTCACCAACAGGCCGAAGAACAGCAGCTTTGGAAAGGTCTGGTTACGATTGCCGGTAGCTGGATTGGCGGAAGCGGTACGCAGATCGCACTGAAGGAAATCTATGGTTGTAGCGAAGCCCTGTTCGTCATTATTCTGGTGGTCGATGCGGTTGTGGCTAATACCTGGACGGCCTGCCTGATCTACGGAGCCGCGTATTCGGAACGCATCGACCGTTTTCTGAAAGCGGATAGCCGCAGCATCGAAGAAGTAAAACAACGCATTTTAAACTACCGAGAGGAGCGCGACAAACCGACCGATCTAACCGATCTGACAACGATCCTGGCACTGGGGTTCGGGGGAGCTGCTATTGCCCACGCCCTGGCCATTTATTTGACCAAAACGTTTCAACCCCACGCCGACTGGATGCGGGCGCATGGCCTGGAGCCGTTTCTGTCCAATTTCCTGTGGGTGGTTATTTTGTCAACCAGCCTGGGCGTTGGTTTGTCGTTCACCCGTGCCCGTAAGCTCGAAAAACTGGGTACGACCGATCTATCGACTCTGTTCATCTACTTCCTGATTATGACCATCGGAATGCGGCTCGACTTGTCGAACGTCAGCGGTAATGTTGGGCTGTTTGGGGTGGCCGTTATCTGGATGCTTATTCATATCCTGGTCATGTTTGTGGCCGCCCGCTGGCTAAAAGCGCCTTATTTCTTCGTAGCCGTAGGCAGTCAGGCCAACATCGGCGGGGTGGCGACGGCCCCGGCAGTAGCGTCTGTGTTTCATCCGGCGCTGGCACCCGTGGGCGTTTTGCTGGCTGTATTGAGTCATGTACTGGGTACCTACGGCGGAATTGCCTGCGCTTGGTTGATGCAACTTGTCATATGA